The following are from one region of the Etheostoma spectabile isolate EspeVRDwgs_2016 chromosome 17, UIUC_Espe_1.0, whole genome shotgun sequence genome:
- the si:ch73-52p7.1 gene encoding uncharacterized protein si:ch73-52p7.1 gives MSAFSPPTPLVCVLLCVSVALHRSDLRLAYVTHNSFFYYSCSQDPQPCSVSSLTDCRCKDIQLSMLHRPQSHSSPVFRMRRLTVWFTSPLNTARLLNNSEVRHLTLIHCCPGGSRETPSSLEGHFAVQHLERLTVVNCPDANRAKSTDSNNGPGRDGGAHLDTNTLNRDEDTNLDLIVDMERDSLALSSPQIQDIFLGRELGAAFHEQARLAIIHSSVLEWGAVVKAYTVQTHIGDDGMLPFPDLHLPKLPETSVIYVSFVY, from the coding sequence ATGTCTGCCTTCAGCCCTCCCACCCCTCtcgtttgtgtgctgctgtgtgtgtcgGTGGCTCTGCATCGCTCTGACCTGCGTCTGGCTTATGTGACCCACAACAGCTTTTTCTACTACTCATGCAGCCAGGACCCGCAACCATGCAGCGTCTCATCACTTACAGACTGCAGATGCAAGGACATCCAGCTTTCCATGCTGCACCGGCCCCAGTCGCACTCGTCTCCCGTTTTCCGCATGAGGCGTTTAACTGTTTGGTTCACGTCGCCATTAAACACAGCACGTCTCCTCAACAACTCGGAGGTGAGGCACCTCACCCTGATCCATTGTTGCCCTGGAGGATCTAGAGAAACACCTTCTTCCCTGGAGGGACATTTTGCTGTGCAGCACCTGGAGAGGCTGACGGTGGTGAACTGTCCAGACGCAAACAGAGCCAAGAGCACAGACTCCAACAATGGCCCAGGCAGGGATGGTGGTGCTCACcttgacacaaatacattaaacagGGATGAAGACACAAACCTGGACCTGATTGTGGACATGGAGAGAGATTCCTTGGCTTTGTCCTCACCCCAGATCCAAGACATCTTCCTGGGGAGGGAGCTGGGAGCAGCGTTTCATGAACAGGCCAGACTGGCAATCATCCACAGCTCCGTGCTGGAGTGGGGAGCAGTAGTCAAAGCCTACACAGTTCAAACACACATAGGCGATGACGGCATGCTGCCTTTCCCTGACCTCCACCTGCCAAAATTACCAGAGACATCTGTCATATATGTCAGCTTTGTATACTGA